In a genomic window of Virgibacillus sp. SK37:
- a CDS encoding sodium:proton antiporter has translation MVPSLLFEVMLIGLLGIGSQWIAWRYRMPAIVVMSITGLLAGPILGILNPEEDFGDLYNPIISVAVAIILFEGSLNLSFKEIRGLGKPVFRISTVGAFIAWILGSLTAHYIAGLSWAVAFIIGALFIVTGPTVIMPLLRQSKLRARPAKILKWEGIIVDPIGALLAVFAFEIISFMTATDPSGTKLVLFFTASLFAVIFGWACGRGIGWMFETGHIPEFLKSPAVVIVVILCFTGADEIMHETGLLSVTAMGITLANMGISSISDMRHFKENISILLISTIFIMLTASLQVETLLQIFSPRIIGYVLLMMFIVRPLSIFLSTIGTGMSFNEKVLVGWIAPRGIVALTVSGYFASILQSAGYEDAEILTTLTFGLVFFTVIAHGFSIGWLSKKLHLSMEGRPGTLIIGANRFTVELAKTLTKVKIPVIIVDSSWERLRAVRESGINFYHGNILSEQTEYNLDTIPYEYMIAMTDDHAYNALVCTTFMPEYGRTNVFKISPYTHSEVNNSTEIVSKVGGRILFDKKFTMDDLNDKLSGGYVFRQTTLTSQYNYKQYVADKDNSTVFLYLIKPSGQLKFYSEEMRTVPSVGDTIISLTPPNKEKAKIEAKLENQRNSINGNNKK, from the coding sequence ATGGTACCATCTCTTTTGTTTGAAGTTATGCTCATCGGTCTTTTGGGGATAGGCTCCCAATGGATAGCATGGCGTTATCGGATGCCTGCAATTGTTGTCATGTCCATCACCGGCCTTCTGGCAGGGCCAATTCTTGGTATCCTTAACCCGGAAGAAGATTTTGGTGATTTATATAATCCAATTATATCGGTTGCAGTGGCGATTATCTTATTTGAAGGAAGCTTGAATTTAAGTTTTAAAGAGATTCGTGGTCTTGGTAAGCCAGTTTTTCGTATCTCTACTGTAGGTGCTTTTATTGCCTGGATCCTAGGATCTCTAACAGCTCATTATATTGCTGGTCTTTCATGGGCAGTTGCCTTCATAATAGGTGCCTTGTTTATTGTTACAGGGCCAACAGTAATTATGCCGTTATTGCGACAGTCCAAATTAAGAGCAAGACCTGCCAAGATACTTAAATGGGAAGGAATTATTGTAGATCCTATTGGTGCACTGCTTGCAGTCTTCGCCTTTGAGATTATTTCCTTTATGACAGCAACAGACCCAAGTGGAACGAAATTGGTTCTCTTCTTTACAGCATCCCTATTTGCCGTGATTTTTGGCTGGGCATGTGGTAGAGGAATTGGCTGGATGTTTGAAACAGGGCATATACCGGAATTTCTAAAGTCTCCCGCTGTAGTCATTGTCGTTATTCTATGTTTTACAGGTGCGGATGAAATCATGCATGAAACAGGGCTTTTATCTGTAACTGCAATGGGAATTACATTGGCCAATATGGGAATTAGTTCCATATCAGATATGCGACACTTTAAGGAGAACATCTCCATACTTCTTATTTCTACCATTTTTATTATGTTGACTGCATCTCTACAAGTAGAAACACTACTACAGATTTTTAGTCCACGTATTATAGGATATGTTTTATTAATGATGTTCATTGTTCGACCACTATCTATTTTCCTGTCCACTATAGGAACTGGGATGTCCTTTAATGAAAAAGTATTAGTTGGTTGGATAGCACCACGTGGAATTGTTGCTTTGACAGTTTCGGGATACTTTGCTTCCATTCTTCAGTCTGCGGGCTACGAAGATGCTGAAATTCTAACCACACTCACCTTTGGGCTTGTATTCTTTACGGTAATAGCTCATGGTTTTTCTATTGGGTGGTTATCTAAGAAACTTCATCTCTCCATGGAAGGAAGACCAGGCACGTTAATAATTGGTGCGAATCGTTTTACAGTGGAGCTTGCTAAGACACTTACAAAGGTGAAGATTCCAGTGATTATTGTAGATTCTTCTTGGGAGCGGCTAAGGGCTGTAAGGGAATCTGGAATTAACTTCTATCATGGGAATATTCTTTCTGAACAGACAGAATATAATCTGGATACTATTCCATATGAATATATGATTGCTATGACAGATGACCATGCCTACAATGCATTAGTATGTACGACGTTTATGCCTGAATACGGTAGAACGAATGTATTTAAAATCAGTCCATACACACATTCTGAAGTCAACAATTCAACGGAAATCGTCTCTAAAGTTGGAGGTAGAATTTTGTTTGATAAAAAGTTCACTATGGACGACTTAAATGATAAACTTTCAGGTGGTTATGTGTTTAGACAGACGACATTAACTTCACAGTACAACTATAAGCAATATGTAGCTGATAAAGATAATTCCACTGTATTTCTGTACTTAATTAAGCCATCAGGACAGTTGAAATTCTATTCAGAAGAAATGCGCACAGTTCCATCTGTCGGAGATACAATTATAAGCCTTACACCTCCAAATAAGGAAAAGGCAAAAATAGAAGCAAAACTGGAAAATCAGCGTAATAGCATAAATGGAAATAATAAAAAGTGA
- the brnQ gene encoding branched-chain amino acid transport system II carrier protein: protein MNKDVFIIGFMLFALFFGAGNLIYPPVLGMEAGTSYPGAIIGFVITGVGLPILAVTAIAFVKNDARELANRVHPTFGIIFTSVIYLAIGPFFGIPRAATVGFEMSVEPFLNSDTSSIALLLFTSIFFLFVYIVCLNPSKMVDRIGQYLTPILLISIVGLIVGGFFLLDSPQASPINKYQESPLFTGFVEGYLTMDAIAALAFGIIVVNAFKERGVENRSDLVQATLKAGAITGIGLIAVYSSIGWIGTKMANSATYTNGGEILSAAANSMFGTLGALLLGVIVTLACFTTSVGLIVACGQFFAKITPISYQWLVLIITIGSFLIANQGLNTIISISVPVLVFLYPIAIVLILLTFLHKLFHGNQGVYRISILFTAIVSLYDGMAEFGFDMSAITPIMEKLPFFQIGLGWLLPAIIGGIIGYLLTKNPSKPSIES from the coding sequence ATGAATAAAGATGTTTTTATTATTGGGTTTATGTTATTCGCACTATTCTTCGGAGCAGGGAATTTAATATATCCACCTGTACTGGGAATGGAAGCAGGCACTTCCTACCCGGGAGCCATCATAGGATTTGTTATTACAGGAGTCGGTCTTCCTATTCTGGCAGTTACAGCAATTGCATTTGTTAAAAACGATGCCAGAGAATTAGCGAACCGGGTGCATCCTACTTTTGGGATTATATTTACTTCTGTTATTTATTTAGCTATCGGTCCATTTTTCGGTATTCCACGTGCAGCAACTGTTGGCTTTGAAATGAGCGTGGAACCATTTTTAAATAGTGATACCTCATCTATTGCATTATTACTATTTACAAGTATTTTCTTTTTATTCGTATACATTGTCTGTTTAAACCCTTCCAAAATGGTTGATCGTATCGGTCAGTACTTGACACCAATACTACTTATTTCCATTGTCGGGTTAATTGTTGGTGGCTTCTTTCTGTTAGATTCACCACAAGCTTCTCCAATTAACAAATATCAAGAATCTCCTCTATTTACTGGTTTTGTGGAGGGTTACCTAACAATGGATGCTATTGCAGCATTAGCATTTGGGATTATTGTGGTAAATGCCTTTAAGGAACGTGGGGTAGAAAACAGAAGCGATCTGGTACAAGCTACTTTAAAAGCTGGTGCAATTACCGGTATTGGTCTGATCGCCGTGTATTCTTCCATCGGATGGATTGGCACAAAAATGGCGAACAGTGCTACCTACACGAATGGCGGGGAAATTCTTTCTGCAGCTGCTAACTCTATGTTTGGTACACTTGGAGCTCTACTGCTTGGTGTTATTGTAACCCTTGCTTGTTTCACTACTTCCGTAGGGCTTATTGTAGCGTGTGGTCAGTTTTTCGCAAAAATAACACCTATTTCTTATCAATGGCTTGTACTTATAATAACTATAGGAAGTTTTCTAATTGCTAATCAGGGACTGAACACGATCATCAGCATCTCTGTGCCTGTATTGGTATTCCTTTATCCAATTGCGATCGTATTAATTTTACTTACATTTTTACACAAGTTATTTCATGGCAACCAAGGTGTCTATCGAATTAGTATCCTATTTACTGCTATTGTCAGTCTTTACGACGGAATGGCGGAATTTGGATTCGATATGTCTGCAATTACCCCAATAATGGAAAAACTACCTTTCTTTCAAATTGGACTAGGATGGCTGCTTCCTGCGATAATTGGTGGTATCATCGGCTATTTGCTAACAAAGAATCCATCTAAACCCTCCATAGAAAGCTGA
- the recQ gene encoding DNA helicase RecQ codes for MSTKEEKILQTYFGYETFRPGQMETINHILQMNNTLAVMPTGGGKSLCYQIPGLSLNGTAIIISPLISLMKDQVDALQSLGISATYINSSLSSAEQQTRLQDISAGRYKFVYVAPERFDSGYFINVVKRIKLSLVAFDEAHCISQWGHDFRPSYRSIVPNLQKLNNIPVFVALTATATEEVISDIQQLLHINHVINTGFERENLSFHVVKGKDKATYVRSFIDEHKEESGIIYTATRKQADSLFDQLTRRGVNVAKYHAGLSEQERKEAQSAFIHDEKSIMVATNAFGMGIDKSNVRYVIHYAMPMNIESYYQEAGRAGRDGEHSDCILLFSPQDTQLQKFLIEQSLMEEGAKQGEYRKLQAMINYCHTHGCLTTFILDYFNDSVEKKACGRCSNCVERQEKSDITEEAQMILSCIKRMGERFGVGMTAKVLKGSKDKKIKDFRLDKISTYGILSAYTEKELTEWIHFLIAEHLISTEESRFPTLKLNQNSVEVLKGKRQVWMFTTPLPIGEEADYQEDLFQKLRELRKRIADEKNVPPYVLFSDATLKELSRYFPVTKEDMLAIKGVGEKKYEQFGEAFLSVIQVWRKDNPDVKEKIRIGDTPKPREKKITDDRPSHMISYQSFQSGKSIKDIAVIRDMSKQTVEGHLFKAFHEGYPIAWGIFFNDKEEAAVLKVWNEMDEPKLKPIKEALPEEYDYTKIKAVLVKNEIM; via the coding sequence ATGTCTACGAAAGAAGAAAAAATACTGCAAACATATTTTGGCTATGAAACGTTTCGCCCTGGCCAAATGGAAACAATTAATCATATTTTACAAATGAATAACACACTTGCCGTTATGCCCACAGGCGGAGGTAAATCACTTTGTTATCAAATCCCCGGGCTATCTTTAAACGGAACTGCAATTATTATTTCTCCATTAATTTCCCTAATGAAGGATCAAGTAGATGCTTTACAATCCCTAGGTATTTCAGCTACTTACATAAATAGTTCACTTTCGTCAGCAGAACAGCAAACAAGATTACAAGATATTTCTGCAGGCAGATATAAATTTGTGTATGTGGCCCCAGAGCGTTTTGACTCCGGGTACTTTATTAATGTAGTAAAACGAATTAAATTATCACTTGTAGCTTTTGACGAAGCCCACTGTATCTCCCAATGGGGCCATGACTTCAGACCAAGCTATCGGTCTATTGTTCCTAACCTGCAAAAGCTGAATAATATCCCGGTTTTTGTTGCCTTAACTGCTACAGCAACAGAGGAAGTTATTTCTGATATACAACAATTATTGCATATTAACCATGTTATAAATACGGGTTTTGAAAGAGAGAATCTGTCTTTTCATGTAGTCAAGGGAAAAGACAAAGCAACCTATGTACGTTCATTTATTGATGAGCATAAAGAAGAGTCCGGTATTATTTATACAGCTACTCGTAAGCAAGCGGACAGTTTATTTGACCAACTTACCAGACGAGGAGTAAATGTCGCAAAATACCATGCGGGTTTATCAGAACAGGAACGAAAAGAGGCTCAATCTGCTTTTATCCATGATGAAAAGAGTATTATGGTTGCAACGAATGCATTTGGTATGGGGATTGACAAATCTAATGTGCGTTATGTAATTCACTATGCCATGCCGATGAATATAGAATCCTACTATCAGGAAGCCGGCAGAGCAGGCCGGGATGGTGAACATAGTGACTGTATTCTTCTCTTCTCTCCACAGGATACCCAATTACAAAAATTCCTTATTGAACAATCATTAATGGAAGAGGGAGCAAAACAAGGTGAATACCGCAAGCTACAGGCAATGATAAATTATTGCCATACACATGGATGCTTAACAACCTTTATTCTCGATTATTTTAATGATTCGGTAGAGAAGAAAGCTTGCGGACGTTGCAGTAACTGTGTTGAACGCCAAGAAAAGAGCGATATAACAGAAGAAGCACAAATGATTCTCTCCTGCATCAAACGTATGGGAGAGAGATTTGGTGTAGGTATGACTGCAAAAGTACTAAAAGGATCAAAGGACAAAAAAATAAAAGACTTTCGTTTAGATAAAATATCGACCTACGGTATTTTATCTGCATACACAGAAAAAGAACTTACAGAATGGATTCATTTTCTTATAGCAGAACATTTAATTTCTACGGAAGAAAGTAGATTCCCAACATTAAAGCTGAATCAAAACTCTGTAGAAGTATTAAAAGGAAAAAGACAGGTTTGGATGTTCACAACTCCTCTCCCTATTGGAGAAGAGGCGGATTATCAAGAAGATCTTTTTCAAAAATTACGGGAGCTGCGTAAGAGGATTGCTGACGAAAAAAATGTCCCTCCATATGTACTCTTCTCTGACGCTACTTTAAAAGAATTAAGCCGTTATTTCCCTGTAACGAAAGAGGATATGCTTGCTATTAAAGGAGTAGGAGAGAAAAAGTATGAACAATTCGGAGAGGCTTTTCTATCGGTTATCCAAGTATGGCGGAAAGACAACCCTGATGTGAAAGAAAAAATAAGGATTGGGGACACACCAAAACCAAGAGAGAAAAAAATCACGGACGACAGACCAAGTCATATGATTAGCTACCAGTCGTTCCAATCCGGAAAATCCATAAAGGATATTGCCGTAATTCGGGATATGTCCAAGCAAACAGTAGAAGGACACTTATTTAAAGCATTTCACGAAGGATATCCCATTGCTTGGGGGATCTTCTTTAACGATAAGGAAGAAGCTGCTGTGTTGAAGGTTTGGAATGAAATGGATGAACCAAAATTAAAGCCGATAAAAGAAGCCTTGCCCGAAGAATATGATTATACTAAAATAAAGGCAGTGCTTGTGAAGAACGAGATAATGTAA
- a CDS encoding aminopeptidase produces MVSQQIQEKYAELALRTGVNLQENQALMINAPIEGADFTRIVARKAYEMGAKDVHINWVDDELTLLKYENAPDEVIADYPEWKVKLHDSFAEDGAAILNIRSTNPDLLKDIDPSRVAKANKAAAEAMKNFRKYTMNDKIAWSIISIPTGDWAQKIFPEKSKEDAIESLWDAIVKIVRVDKEDPVAAWEAHNETLKTAREILNKKNYKLLHFKAPGTDLKLELPKGHIWKGGSAVTEGGTTFNPNMPTEEVFSMPHKYGVNGTVASTKPLNYGGSLIDNFQLTFEDGKVVDFKAKQGEATLKHLLDSDEGARRLGEVALVPDESPVSQSGLIFYNTLFDENASCHIALGKAYPTNMEGGSSMSDEELDKHGVNDSLAHVDFMIGSKELDIDGVHEDGSTEAVFRNGTWALNIKGE; encoded by the coding sequence ATGGTTAGTCAACAGATACAAGAGAAATATGCAGAGTTAGCACTACGAACTGGTGTTAATCTTCAGGAGAATCAAGCATTAATGATTAATGCACCAATTGAAGGAGCTGACTTCACCAGAATCGTAGCTCGGAAAGCATATGAAATGGGAGCAAAAGACGTTCACATAAACTGGGTAGATGATGAGCTTACCCTGCTTAAATACGAAAACGCACCGGATGAAGTGATTGCTGATTATCCGGAATGGAAGGTTAAATTACATGATAGTTTTGCTGAAGATGGGGCAGCAATCTTAAATATTCGTTCGACGAACCCGGACCTATTAAAAGATATTGATCCATCCCGTGTAGCAAAGGCGAACAAAGCAGCTGCAGAAGCAATGAAGAATTTCCGTAAATATACGATGAATGATAAAATTGCCTGGTCAATTATTTCCATACCTACTGGGGATTGGGCGCAAAAAATATTCCCTGAAAAATCAAAAGAGGATGCCATTGAGAGCCTTTGGGATGCAATTGTCAAGATCGTTCGTGTTGACAAAGAAGATCCTGTTGCAGCCTGGGAAGCACATAATGAGACGTTAAAGACAGCAAGAGAGATATTAAATAAAAAGAACTATAAATTGCTTCACTTTAAAGCTCCTGGAACAGATTTAAAGCTTGAACTACCAAAAGGCCATATTTGGAAAGGTGGATCTGCTGTTACAGAAGGTGGTACTACCTTTAACCCTAATATGCCGACGGAAGAAGTATTTTCCATGCCGCATAAGTATGGCGTAAATGGCACAGTAGCAAGTACGAAACCTTTAAATTATGGTGGAAGCTTAATTGATAATTTCCAGCTTACATTTGAAGATGGAAAAGTAGTAGATTTTAAAGCAAAGCAAGGCGAAGCAACTTTAAAACATCTACTTGACTCGGATGAAGGTGCTCGCAGACTAGGAGAAGTTGCTCTTGTACCGGACGAATCACCTGTGTCCCAGTCAGGCTTAATTTTTTATAATACACTATTTGATGAGAATGCATCCTGCCATATTGCATTAGGAAAAGCTTATCCTACCAATATGGAGGGTGGTTCTTCGATGAGTGATGAAGAATTGGACAAGCATGGGGTAAATGACAGTTTAGCACATGTGGATTTCATGATTGGTTCTAAAGAACTTGATATCGACGGAGTTCATGAAGATGGCTCTACAGAAGCGGTATTCAGAAATGGAACATGGGCATTAAATATAAAAGGTGAATAA
- a CDS encoding sodium:alanine symporter family protein — MELLEKMIGEVNDVLWTYVLIAVLLGLGLFFTIKTGFVQFRYLPEMFRVLVDKRTISASGKKGTSAFQAFAISAASRVGTGNLAGVATAVAAGGPGALFWMWLIALLGSASGFVESTLAQVYKVPEKNQYRGGPAYYMEKGLNKRWLAIIFAVTITFTYGLVFNSVQSNTISLAFAGEFDINKNIIAFILVILTAVVIFGGLKSIANVTQYIIPIVAILYIGVAMYVLIVNIEQIPDMLSLIFANAFGIQQVAGGGFAAAIMMGIKRGLFSNEAGMGSAPNAAATAEVSHPAKQGLIQALGVFFDTILICSATGFILISAGGYEGSKSDGIQLTQDAFSYHIGDWAGIFIAVAIFLFAYSSILGNYYYGENNIGFIKESKIALFIYRLAVLAMVVFGAVASFDIVWSLADLTMAIMALINLYAIAKLFKVANKVLQDYREQRKAGKDPVFYRDSLDNQEGIEFWGRDQTTEKES, encoded by the coding sequence GTGGAACTGTTGGAAAAAATGATTGGTGAAGTTAATGATGTATTGTGGACATATGTTTTAATCGCAGTATTACTTGGTCTCGGTTTATTTTTTACGATAAAAACCGGCTTCGTACAGTTTAGATATTTACCGGAAATGTTCCGTGTTTTAGTTGATAAGCGGACAATAAGTGCGTCTGGCAAGAAAGGGACCTCCGCATTCCAGGCCTTTGCTATAAGTGCAGCATCCCGAGTGGGAACAGGAAATTTGGCAGGGGTAGCGACAGCGGTAGCAGCAGGGGGACCTGGAGCATTATTCTGGATGTGGTTGATCGCATTACTTGGTTCAGCTTCTGGATTTGTGGAAAGTACCTTAGCACAGGTATATAAAGTACCAGAGAAAAATCAATATAGAGGTGGACCCGCTTACTATATGGAAAAAGGGTTAAATAAGCGGTGGCTGGCAATTATTTTTGCTGTTACAATAACTTTTACATATGGCCTAGTGTTTAATTCAGTTCAATCCAACACAATAAGCTTAGCCTTTGCAGGGGAATTTGATATTAATAAAAATATAATCGCATTTATATTAGTTATCTTAACTGCAGTTGTTATTTTTGGTGGATTAAAAAGTATAGCCAATGTTACCCAGTATATTATACCGATTGTAGCCATTCTTTATATAGGGGTAGCTATGTATGTATTAATCGTTAATATTGAGCAAATACCTGATATGCTTTCTCTTATATTCGCAAACGCATTTGGAATTCAGCAGGTGGCTGGTGGTGGCTTTGCTGCAGCTATTATGATGGGAATTAAACGTGGCTTGTTCTCAAATGAAGCAGGTATGGGTAGCGCACCGAACGCAGCAGCTACTGCGGAAGTATCCCACCCGGCAAAGCAAGGACTTATTCAAGCACTTGGTGTATTTTTTGATACGATATTAATTTGTAGTGCTACTGGATTTATTCTTATTTCAGCAGGAGGGTATGAAGGAAGTAAATCAGACGGGATACAGCTCACACAGGATGCCTTCTCCTATCATATTGGTGATTGGGCAGGTATATTTATAGCTGTAGCAATTTTCCTTTTCGCCTATAGTTCAATTCTTGGAAATTATTATTATGGAGAGAACAACATAGGATTTATTAAGGAAAGTAAAATTGCTTTGTTTATTTATCGCTTGGCAGTCCTTGCAATGGTAGTTTTCGGAGCGGTTGCCTCCTTTGATATTGTTTGGAGTCTAGCAGATCTAACCATGGCAATTATGGCATTAATTAACCTCTATGCCATTGCAAAACTATTTAAGGTTGCCAATAAGGTATTGCAAGACTACAGAGAACAACGGAAAGCGGGTAAAGATCCTGTTTTCTATCGAGATAGTCTGGACAATCAAGAAGGTATTGAATTTTGGGGAAGAGATCAAACAACAGAAAAAGAATCCTAA
- a CDS encoding acyl-CoA thioesterase — protein MTAKPCSNSLAVKTSHVLPPDTNYHGTLFGGKLMAHIDDVAAIAAERHARKPVVTASTDSVDFLAPVKAGHSICVEAFVTWTHQTSMEVFVKVVTEDLLTGDRKVCTTAFMTFVAVDDNGRPVSVPEVYPETEQEKTLHTLAPTRAEQRKERRKQSKELAATFGTSFPWNKGV, from the coding sequence ATGACAGCAAAACCTTGTTCTAATTCACTTGCAGTAAAAACCTCTCATGTGTTACCACCAGATACAAATTATCATGGGACTTTATTTGGTGGGAAATTGATGGCACATATCGATGATGTGGCAGCAATTGCTGCCGAAAGACATGCAAGAAAGCCAGTAGTAACCGCATCAACAGATTCGGTTGATTTCCTTGCGCCAGTCAAGGCCGGGCATTCAATCTGTGTAGAAGCATTTGTTACATGGACACATCAGACATCAATGGAAGTGTTTGTTAAAGTCGTTACAGAGGATTTACTAACCGGAGACAGAAAAGTATGCACTACTGCATTTATGACGTTTGTTGCTGTAGATGATAACGGAAGGCCTGTATCTGTCCCAGAGGTTTATCCGGAAACAGAGCAAGAAAAGACGCTCCATACACTCGCTCCTACACGTGCGGAGCAACGCAAAGAACGTCGAAAGCAATCAAAGGAACTAGCAGCAACGTTTGGCACCAGTTTTCCTTGGAATAAAGGAGTTTAA
- the cls gene encoding cardiolipin synthase, with protein MGILSYLLGFVIFFNIALGISIIFLERKDASSTWAWLMVLLFIPIAGFFLYLIFGKPISKRRIFTWDTKSRLGVKAAVQSQLRALEEQRFDFKDKQIAEHEDLVYLHLRNDDAIFTQDNKVKIFTDGKEKFDALAKDLEKATDHIHLLYYIIRSDELGQRIADILVKKANEGVDVRVLYDDMGSRSLKRSYIKRLRAAGVQVEAFFPPKIPKINFKINYRNHRKLAIIDGKVGYIGGFNIGDEYLGKDKKFGYWRDTHLRIYGDSVNNMQTRFILDWNQASRNHILYEERYYAAEPAGDVGIQVVSSGPDSDWEQIKNGYIKMIMSAKDYIYIQTPYFIPDESLRDALRIATLSGVKVKIMIPNKPDHPFVYWATLSYIGDLLNAGAEIYIYQDGFLHAKTIVVDGEIASVGTANIDVRSFRLNFEVNAFLYDKEVAAKLEDAYNADILLSTQMTKKLYQKRSLGIRFKESVSRLISPVL; from the coding sequence TTGGGGATACTTTCCTACTTATTAGGGTTTGTTATTTTCTTTAATATTGCACTAGGTATTTCTATTATATTTCTTGAACGAAAAGATGCTAGTTCAACATGGGCCTGGTTAATGGTGTTGCTGTTCATTCCTATTGCAGGCTTTTTCCTTTACTTGATATTTGGAAAACCCATTAGCAAAAGACGTATTTTTACGTGGGATACAAAAAGCCGTTTAGGGGTGAAGGCTGCAGTACAATCGCAGCTGAGGGCATTAGAGGAACAGCGTTTTGACTTTAAAGATAAACAGATTGCTGAGCATGAAGACCTTGTGTACTTACATTTGCGGAATGATGACGCTATTTTTACACAGGATAACAAAGTTAAGATATTTACAGATGGAAAAGAAAAGTTCGATGCCTTAGCTAAAGATCTTGAAAAAGCGACAGACCATATTCATCTATTGTACTACATTATACGTAGTGATGAATTAGGACAACGAATTGCAGACATCCTAGTAAAAAAAGCCAATGAAGGTGTAGATGTCCGGGTTCTTTATGATGATATGGGTTCAAGAAGCTTAAAAAGGTCTTACATCAAACGGTTGAGAGCTGCAGGAGTTCAGGTTGAAGCATTTTTTCCGCCTAAAATACCAAAGATTAATTTTAAGATTAATTACCGAAACCATCGAAAGCTAGCTATTATTGATGGGAAAGTGGGCTATATTGGGGGTTTCAATATAGGAGATGAATATTTAGGGAAGGATAAGAAATTCGGTTACTGGCGGGATACACACTTACGCATTTATGGAGATTCTGTTAATAACATGCAAACACGCTTTATTCTTGACTGGAATCAAGCTTCAAGGAATCATATATTATATGAAGAGCGTTATTACGCCGCAGAACCCGCAGGTGATGTAGGGATCCAAGTTGTTTCCAGTGGCCCGGATTCGGATTGGGAGCAGATTAAAAATGGCTATATTAAAATGATTATGTCGGCAAAGGATTACATTTATATACAAACACCATATTTTATTCCTGATGAGAGCCTTCGAGATGCATTGCGTATTGCAACACTTTCAGGAGTGAAGGTCAAGATAATGATTCCCAACAAGCCGGATCATCCTTTTGTGTACTGGGCGACACTATCGTATATTGGAGATTTATTGAATGCAGGTGCAGAGATTTATATTTATCAGGACGGATTTTTACATGCCAAGACAATTGTGGTCGATGGCGAGATAGCATCTGTTGGAACGGCAAATATTGATGTACGAAGTTTCCGTCTTAATTTTGAGGTAAATGCATTTCTTTATGATAAAGAGGTTGCTGCCAAATTAGAGGATGCGTATAATGCCGATATTCTTCTTTCTACACAAATGACAAAGAAATTATATCAAAAGCGGTCCCTCGGCATTCGATTTAAAGAATCCGTTTCTCGCTTGATATCACCTGTTTTATAA